DNA from Alphaproteobacteria bacterium SS10:
GAAGGTTTAGGCCGGACGCAGTACTAGCCGATCAAAAATCGGTACAGCGCCCCTTATTTTCCCAATCGCCATAACGCGTAGGCTCAGGCCCCGGTGGACCGCCGATCTCTTTCAGCTTGCGAGACTTCTTGGCCGCAGCGTCATCGGTTGTAGCCTCTTCACTAACCTGATCATTGGCGGCAGATTTGGTGTCGTCCGTCATGGGTCGTTCCAAAAATCATCGAATAAATACTGATAAATCAGCCTTGCTAGAGGATATGGCGCACGCC
Protein-coding regions in this window:
- a CDS encoding DUF1674 domain-containing protein, with the protein product MTDDTKSAANDQVSEEATTDDAAAKKSRKLKEIGGPPGPEPTRYGDWENKGRCTDF